In a single window of the Micromonospora sp. WMMD1155 genome:
- a CDS encoding AAC(3) family N-acetyltransferase, with product MSGPDERPWPVLGRLRLADDLRALGVRPGACLVVHCGLRRVGPLEHGPATLAGALRDVLGPAGTLLVPTQTDGNSTTSRVHLAAVAGMDRAQRERYEAALPGWDRRTTPSQRMGALAEYVRCAPGAVRSDHPQTSFAALGPRARQLTDGHELTCHLGERSPVGNLYAADGQILLLGAGYDSCSALHLAEYRLPVPPPERDYHCFRLVDGRRVRLDFRALDLDDTDFPQVGAALDDMPFVQRGRVGRAEARLLPARAAVDFAVGWFAANRLAVRR from the coding sequence GTGTCGGGTCCCGATGAGCGGCCGTGGCCCGTGCTGGGCCGGCTTCGCCTGGCCGACGACCTGCGGGCGCTGGGAGTCCGCCCGGGTGCGTGCCTCGTGGTGCACTGCGGTCTGCGTCGGGTGGGCCCGTTGGAGCACGGCCCGGCGACCCTCGCCGGGGCCCTGCGGGACGTCCTCGGCCCGGCCGGGACGCTGCTGGTGCCCACCCAGACGGACGGCAACTCGACCACCTCCCGAGTGCACCTGGCCGCCGTCGCCGGCATGGATCGGGCGCAACGCGAGCGCTACGAGGCGGCGCTGCCGGGCTGGGACCGGCGAACCACCCCCTCGCAGCGGATGGGCGCGCTCGCCGAGTACGTCCGCTGCGCTCCCGGTGCGGTGCGCAGCGACCATCCGCAGACCTCGTTCGCGGCGCTCGGCCCTCGGGCCCGGCAGCTCACCGACGGCCACGAGCTCACCTGCCACCTGGGGGAACGCTCACCGGTCGGCAACCTGTACGCGGCCGACGGGCAGATCCTGCTGCTCGGCGCGGGCTACGACTCGTGCAGCGCTCTGCACCTGGCCGAGTACCGGCTGCCGGTGCCGCCGCCCGAGCGTGACTACCACTGCTTCCGGCTGGTCGACGGGCGTCGGGTCCGACTCGACTTCCGCGCGCTCGACCTGGACGACACCGACTTCCCCCAGGTCGGTGCCGCCCTCGACGACATGCCCTTCGTCCAGCGCGGTCGGGTCGGTCGGGCCGAGGCCCGGCTGCTGCCGGCGCGTGCCGCAGTGGACTTCGCGGTCGGCTGGTTCGCGGCGAACCGGTTGGCGGTGCGACGTTGA
- a CDS encoding regulatory protein RecX translates to MAGRRARTGRGWDASPPRAGDAADPPRPRRGRRAESPTDEPAQPPRDESEVAREICLRQLAVRPRTRAELAGALAKRGISEQVSAEVLDRYDEVGIIDDAAFARAWVSSRHSGRGLARRALANELRRKGVDGDVATEALDELDEETEADTARSLVERKLRTARGEPDAVFRRLVGMLARKGYPPGVAIRAVKDALAAQSAEAAEFAEQIDADALADAEGDPDRDTRTVG, encoded by the coding sequence ATGGCAGGACGACGCGCGCGCACGGGGCGGGGCTGGGATGCCAGTCCGCCCCGTGCGGGCGACGCCGCTGACCCGCCGCGTCCCCGTCGGGGTCGCCGGGCCGAGTCGCCGACGGACGAACCGGCGCAGCCACCGCGCGACGAGTCCGAGGTGGCTCGCGAGATCTGCCTGCGCCAACTCGCCGTCCGGCCGCGTACCCGGGCCGAGTTGGCCGGGGCGTTGGCCAAGCGGGGCATCTCCGAGCAGGTGTCGGCCGAGGTGCTCGACCGGTACGACGAGGTCGGCATCATCGACGACGCCGCGTTCGCCCGAGCGTGGGTGTCCAGTCGGCACTCCGGTCGCGGGCTGGCTCGCCGTGCGCTCGCCAACGAGTTGCGCCGCAAGGGCGTCGACGGCGACGTGGCCACCGAGGCGCTGGATGAGCTGGACGAGGAGACCGAGGCCGACACCGCCCGCAGTCTCGTGGAGCGCAAGCTACGCACGGCCCGAGGCGAGCCTGACGCGGTCTTCCGCCGGCTGGTGGGCATGCTGGCCCGCAAGGGCTACCCGCCGGGGGTCGCGATCCGGGCGGTGAAGGACGCCCTCGCGGCGCAGAGCGCCGAGGCGGCCGAGTTCGCCGAGCAGATCGACGCCGACGCGCTCGCCGACGCCGAGGGCGACCCGGACCGCGACACCCGCACGGTGGGGTGA
- a CDS encoding DUF2277 family protein — protein MCRSIKTLREPFTPQVTDADVEAAALQYVRKISGFRAPAAHNAAAFDAAVAAVAEATRTLLDQLVVRGAGSGTSDRPATASH, from the coding sequence ATGTGCCGGAGCATCAAGACGTTGCGTGAACCGTTCACCCCGCAGGTGACGGACGCGGATGTCGAGGCGGCGGCGTTGCAGTACGTCCGGAAGATCTCTGGCTTCCGGGCGCCCGCCGCGCACAACGCCGCCGCGTTCGACGCCGCGGTGGCCGCCGTGGCCGAGGCGACGCGCACCCTGCTCGACCAACTGGTGGTGCGGGGCGCCGGTTCGGGCACCTCGGACCGGCCGGCCACCGCCTCCCACTGA
- the rny gene encoding ribonuclease Y, giving the protein MNAFDVVLLAAVLVLAVVVIGAVLVGIRTMRRMGAGPAPEDPAFIAEKDRQEQSLAALRTAADEANSTIDVAKSAAAAARTEAAAAKAEAKAARAEARRVLDDARAEADTVLERAHKQAEADAEQLRTAARRSGEREVAVLAATTREQAAEVERRAARMDERERMHTEEVERFAERERQLTAAKADLAARESALAQREVELAESEELRRRELERVAGLTAESARLELVEAIETSAKREAALLVRDIESDARNTAEQRARHIVVDAIQRVASEQTAESVVSVLHLPGDEMKGRIIGREGRNIRAFESVTGVNLIIDDTPEAVLLSCFDPVRREVGRLTLEKLVLDGRIHPHRIEEVYDLARQEVEQLCLRAAEDALVEVGITEIHPELVTLLGRLRYRTSYGQNVLKHLVETAHIAGIMAAELRLDVPIIKRSAFLHDIGKALTHEVEGSHAIIGADLARKYGEHEDVVHAIEAHHNEVPPQTIEAVLTQASDACSGGRPGARRESLEAYVKRLERIEEIAAGKLGVDKVFAMQAGREIRVMVKPDDVDDIGAAVLARDVAKQIEEELTYPGQIRVTVVRESRVTEIAR; this is encoded by the coding sequence ATGAACGCCTTCGATGTCGTGCTCCTCGCGGCCGTCCTCGTCCTCGCGGTGGTCGTGATCGGGGCCGTGCTGGTGGGCATCCGGACGATGCGCCGGATGGGTGCCGGGCCGGCTCCGGAGGATCCCGCCTTCATCGCCGAGAAGGATCGTCAGGAGCAGTCGCTCGCTGCCCTGCGAACGGCGGCCGACGAGGCGAACAGCACGATCGACGTGGCGAAGTCCGCCGCCGCGGCAGCCCGTACCGAGGCCGCGGCGGCGAAGGCGGAGGCGAAGGCGGCCCGTGCCGAGGCGCGTCGGGTGCTCGACGACGCCCGCGCCGAGGCGGACACCGTTTTGGAGCGCGCCCACAAGCAGGCCGAGGCGGACGCCGAGCAGCTGCGGACGGCAGCGCGGCGCAGCGGCGAGCGGGAGGTCGCGGTGCTGGCCGCCACCACCCGGGAGCAGGCCGCCGAGGTGGAACGCCGGGCCGCCCGGATGGACGAGCGGGAGCGGATGCACACCGAGGAGGTGGAGCGGTTCGCCGAGCGGGAGCGGCAGCTCACCGCCGCGAAGGCCGACCTTGCCGCCCGGGAGTCAGCGCTCGCCCAGCGGGAGGTCGAGCTGGCCGAGTCGGAGGAACTCCGGCGTCGGGAGTTGGAGCGGGTCGCCGGGCTGACCGCCGAGTCGGCCCGACTGGAGCTGGTCGAGGCGATCGAGACGTCCGCCAAGCGGGAGGCGGCACTGCTCGTCCGGGACATCGAGTCCGACGCGCGCAACACCGCCGAGCAGCGGGCCCGACACATCGTGGTGGACGCGATCCAGCGGGTCGCCAGCGAGCAGACCGCGGAGAGCGTGGTCAGCGTCCTGCACCTCCCCGGTGACGAGATGAAGGGGCGGATCATCGGCCGGGAGGGGCGCAACATCCGCGCCTTCGAATCGGTGACCGGCGTCAACCTGATCATCGACGACACCCCCGAGGCGGTGTTGCTGTCCTGCTTCGACCCGGTCCGCCGGGAGGTGGGCCGGCTGACGCTGGAAAAGCTGGTACTGGACGGGCGGATCCACCCGCACCGGATCGAGGAGGTCTACGACCTGGCCCGGCAGGAGGTGGAGCAGCTCTGCCTCCGCGCCGCCGAGGACGCCCTGGTCGAGGTCGGCATCACCGAGATCCATCCGGAGCTGGTGACCCTGCTCGGCCGCCTGCGCTACCGCACCTCGTACGGGCAGAACGTGCTCAAGCACCTGGTCGAGACCGCGCACATCGCCGGCATCATGGCGGCCGAGCTGCGGTTGGACGTGCCGATCATCAAGCGGTCGGCGTTCCTGCACGACATCGGCAAGGCGCTCACCCACGAGGTGGAGGGCAGCCACGCCATCATCGGCGCGGACCTGGCCCGCAAGTACGGCGAGCACGAGGACGTGGTGCACGCCATCGAGGCGCACCACAACGAGGTGCCCCCGCAGACCATCGAGGCCGTCCTCACCCAGGCGTCCGACGCCTGCTCAGGCGGTCGGCCGGGCGCGCGTCGGGAGAGCCTGGAGGCGTACGTCAAGCGGCTGGAGCGGATCGAGGAGATCGCGGCCGGCAAGCTCGGCGTGGACAAGGTCTTCGCCATGCAGGCCGGCCGGGAGATCCGGGTGATGGTCAAGCCGGACGACGTGGACGACATCGGGGCGGCCGTGCTGGCCCGCGACGTGGCCAAGCAGATCGAGGAGGAGCTGACCTATCCGGGTCAGATCCGGGTCACCGTGGTCCGCGAGTCCCGGGTCACCGAGATCGCCCGCTGA
- a CDS encoding amino acid ABC transporter ATP-binding protein: MDDVTTGEPLIVLDAVNKWFGPLHVLDDVSLSVGRGEVVVVIGPSGSGKSTLCRTINRLEPINSGTITFDGQLLPAEGKPLAKLRSEVGMVFQSFNLFAHKTILENVTLGPIKVRKEKPAAARERGLALLDRVGIANQADKFPAQLSGGQQQRAAIARALAMQPKAMLFDEPTSALDPEMVGEVLDVMTSLASDGMTMVVVTHEMGFARHAANRVIFMADGKLVEDASPAEFFENPRSDRAKDFLSKILTH; this comes from the coding sequence GTGGACGACGTGACGACGGGCGAACCGCTCATCGTGCTGGACGCGGTCAACAAGTGGTTCGGGCCGCTGCACGTGCTGGACGACGTCTCGCTGTCGGTGGGTCGGGGCGAGGTGGTCGTGGTGATCGGCCCGTCCGGCTCCGGCAAGTCGACGCTGTGCCGCACCATCAACCGACTCGAGCCGATCAACTCCGGCACCATCACCTTCGACGGCCAGCTGCTGCCGGCCGAGGGCAAGCCCCTCGCGAAGCTGCGCAGCGAGGTGGGGATGGTCTTCCAGTCCTTCAACCTCTTCGCGCACAAGACCATCCTGGAGAACGTCACCCTCGGCCCGATCAAGGTCCGCAAGGAGAAGCCGGCCGCAGCCCGTGAGCGCGGCCTGGCTCTGCTCGACCGGGTCGGCATCGCCAACCAGGCGGACAAGTTCCCGGCCCAGCTCTCCGGCGGGCAGCAGCAGCGGGCGGCCATCGCCCGGGCGCTGGCCATGCAGCCCAAGGCGATGCTCTTCGACGAGCCCACCAGCGCCCTGGACCCGGAGATGGTCGGCGAGGTGCTGGACGTGATGACCTCGCTGGCCAGCGACGGCATGACGATGGTCGTGGTCACGCACGAGATGGGCTTCGCGCGGCACGCCGCCAACCGGGTCATCTTCATGGCTGACGGCAAGCTCGTCGAGGACGCCTCCCCGGCGGAGTTCTTCGAGAACCCGCGCAGCGACCGGGCGAAGGACTTCCTCTCCAAAATCCTCACGCACTAG
- a CDS encoding DUF3046 domain-containing protein — MRLTDFWARLEEAFGPGYAASIARDQVLSQLDGRTIEQALAAGERTNVVWRAVCAAYPDRVPARLR, encoded by the coding sequence GTGCGGCTGACCGACTTCTGGGCGCGCCTGGAGGAGGCGTTCGGGCCCGGCTACGCGGCGAGCATCGCCCGCGACCAGGTGCTGTCCCAGCTCGACGGACGGACCATCGAGCAGGCGTTGGCGGCGGGTGAGCGGACGAACGTGGTGTGGCGGGCGGTCTGTGCCGCGTACCCCGACCGAGTGCCTGCCCGACTACGCTGA
- a CDS encoding FxsB family cyclophane-forming radical SAM/SPASM peptide maturase, translated as MLKVHSRCDLSCDHCYVYQHADQTWRDRPVRMSPATVRAAARRIAEHAREHGLPVVHVVLHGGEPLLLGAAGLREVLTELRSAISPWTRLDLRMQTNGVLLDEELCRLLVEYGVRVGVSFDGDRAANDRHRVFAHGGSSHDHVRRALALLRQPEFRGSYAGILCTVDVHNDPDRVYEALLAESPPRVDLLLPHATWDNPPQRPGPGATPYADWLLRIHRRWVDDGRPGSIRLFEALRPGGGGTEAFGLAPADVLVVEADGSWEQVDSLKTAYHGAAGTGFDVFDQSVDEAARHPGVAVRQEGVEGLCGTCRACPVVDRCGGGLYAHRWRTGTGFDNPSVYCADLLRLIEGVDAYAKPAHEWSAPSSVDELLDDLATGHGSPRTVRRLADDQVAITRMLVAACREVSGPTAAWEVLADLEVTAPTAVRAVLEHPFIRPWLVHRLDPSVGSGVRAAVDPLPALAVAAAVRAGVPVTVDVPVRPDVITLPTLGSLVLSGLRGSAEVTVRPGGFRVRCGSADRTVHLDRSEPSTGWRPTRDVPVPAGRLLIEDDDPYRDCYGQPVAPGLTPSAARALGRTLAEAWQIMHRDVPAHLAALDGALRAVVPLSPDPSRPLRSATARHAFGAVAVTVHPDAETVAVLLVHEWQHAKLGAVLDRYDLVVPGQGTVIRVPWRPDPRPPEGVLQGVYAHLAVTQVWRARAAADGGSAAEHADRYLAWTRDGADALLASRSLTAAGERFVERLRHALEETCVGSR; from the coding sequence GTGCTGAAGGTGCACAGTCGGTGCGACCTCAGCTGCGACCACTGCTACGTCTACCAGCACGCCGACCAGACGTGGCGGGACCGACCGGTGCGGATGTCGCCGGCCACCGTCCGGGCCGCCGCGCGGCGCATCGCCGAGCACGCCCGCGAACACGGGTTACCGGTCGTGCACGTGGTGCTGCACGGGGGTGAGCCGCTGTTGCTGGGCGCCGCCGGGCTGCGTGAGGTGCTGACCGAGCTGCGGTCGGCGATCAGCCCGTGGACGCGGCTCGACCTGCGCATGCAGACCAACGGCGTGCTGCTCGACGAGGAGCTGTGCCGGCTGCTCGTGGAGTACGGCGTCCGGGTCGGCGTGTCGTTCGACGGCGATCGCGCCGCCAACGACCGGCACCGGGTCTTCGCCCACGGCGGCAGCAGCCACGACCACGTCCGACGTGCGCTGGCCCTGCTCCGGCAACCGGAGTTCCGTGGCAGCTACGCCGGCATCCTCTGCACCGTCGACGTCCACAACGACCCGGACCGGGTGTACGAGGCGCTGCTGGCCGAGAGCCCACCCCGGGTGGACCTGCTGCTGCCGCACGCCACCTGGGACAACCCACCGCAGCGGCCCGGCCCCGGCGCCACGCCGTACGCGGACTGGCTTCTCCGGATCCACCGGAGGTGGGTGGACGACGGTCGCCCCGGGTCGATCCGGCTGTTCGAGGCGCTGCGCCCGGGTGGCGGGGGCACCGAGGCGTTCGGTCTCGCGCCGGCCGACGTGCTGGTGGTCGAGGCGGACGGCAGTTGGGAGCAGGTCGACTCGTTGAAGACGGCGTACCACGGCGCGGCCGGCACCGGGTTCGACGTGTTCGACCAGTCGGTGGACGAGGCCGCCCGGCACCCCGGGGTCGCCGTCCGTCAGGAGGGCGTGGAGGGGCTCTGCGGGACCTGCCGGGCCTGCCCGGTGGTCGACAGGTGCGGTGGCGGGCTGTACGCCCATCGGTGGCGCACCGGCACCGGCTTCGACAACCCCTCGGTCTACTGCGCCGACCTGTTGCGCCTCATCGAGGGCGTGGACGCGTACGCGAAGCCCGCCCACGAGTGGTCCGCCCCCTCGTCCGTCGACGAGCTGCTGGACGACCTGGCGACCGGGCACGGGTCGCCGCGGACCGTCCGACGGCTCGCCGACGACCAGGTCGCCATCACCCGGATGTTGGTGGCCGCCTGCCGGGAGGTGTCCGGCCCCACCGCCGCCTGGGAGGTGCTCGCCGACCTCGAGGTGACGGCGCCGACGGCGGTCCGAGCGGTCCTGGAGCATCCCTTCATCCGCCCGTGGTTGGTGCATCGCCTCGACCCGTCGGTCGGGTCCGGTGTCCGCGCGGCTGTCGACCCGCTACCGGCCCTCGCCGTCGCCGCCGCCGTCCGGGCGGGCGTGCCCGTCACAGTGGATGTTCCGGTGCGACCTGACGTGATCACGCTGCCCACGCTCGGCAGCCTGGTGCTGTCCGGCCTGCGGGGGAGTGCCGAGGTGACCGTCCGGCCCGGGGGTTTCCGGGTCCGCTGTGGGTCGGCGGACCGGACGGTGCACCTCGACCGGAGCGAGCCGTCGACGGGTTGGCGGCCGACCCGCGACGTGCCGGTGCCCGCCGGACGGTTGCTCATCGAGGACGACGACCCCTACCGGGACTGCTACGGCCAGCCGGTCGCGCCCGGCCTCACGCCCTCGGCCGCGCGGGCGTTGGGCCGTACCCTCGCCGAGGCCTGGCAGATCATGCACCGCGACGTGCCGGCGCACCTGGCGGCGCTCGACGGCGCCCTGCGGGCCGTCGTGCCGCTGTCGCCCGATCCGAGCCGGCCCCTGCGGAGCGCGACCGCCCGGCACGCGTTCGGTGCGGTCGCCGTCACCGTCCACCCGGACGCGGAGACGGTGGCGGTGCTGCTGGTGCACGAATGGCAGCACGCGAAGCTGGGCGCGGTGCTCGACCGGTACGACCTGGTCGTGCCGGGTCAGGGCACGGTGATCCGGGTGCCCTGGCGTCCCGACCCGCGGCCGCCCGAGGGCGTCCTCCAGGGGGTGTACGCCCACCTGGCCGTCACCCAGGTGTGGCGGGCCCGGGCGGCGGCCGACGGCGGGAGCGCGGCGGAGCACGCCGACCGCTACCTCGCGTGGACCCGTGACGGTGCCGACGCGCTGCTGGCCAGCCGTTCGCTCACCGCCGCCGGTGAGCGGTTCGTCGAGCGGTTGCGTCATGCCCTGGAGGAGACCTGTGTCGGGTCCCGATGA
- a CDS encoding amino acid ABC transporter permease, with protein MAELSQASILYDLPGPRAKRRNAILGVASTVGIIALIAFIGYKFADTGQFEARKWEQFQYASVQRELLGGLGATLKAAGIAAVLALIFGAFFASARLSDKWYLRSPATFVVELFRAIPLLILIFFGYYVPLQYGWSIDKLWALVIGLVLYNGSVLAEIFRAGINAVPYGQTEGAYAVGMRKNQVLRLILLPQAVRSMLPAIVSQLVVLLKDTALGFIITYPELLFVGKQIGGRLPFGLPYVPTYLIVAAIYIAICGALSVLAWWLQKRMGRSRRTAAKVLPSQDVGDAAGRMV; from the coding sequence GTGGCAGAGTTGAGCCAGGCGTCGATCCTCTACGACCTGCCCGGGCCTCGCGCCAAGCGGCGTAACGCGATCCTGGGCGTCGCCTCCACGGTCGGCATCATCGCTCTCATCGCCTTCATCGGCTACAAGTTCGCCGACACGGGTCAGTTCGAGGCTCGCAAGTGGGAGCAGTTCCAGTACGCCTCTGTGCAACGCGAACTGCTCGGGGGCCTGGGGGCAACGCTCAAGGCGGCCGGCATCGCCGCGGTCCTGGCGCTGATCTTCGGCGCGTTCTTCGCCAGTGCCCGACTGAGCGACAAGTGGTATCTGCGTAGCCCGGCGACCTTCGTCGTGGAGCTGTTCCGGGCGATCCCCCTGCTCATCCTGATCTTCTTCGGCTATTACGTGCCGCTGCAGTACGGCTGGTCGATCGACAAGCTGTGGGCGCTGGTCATCGGGCTGGTGCTCTACAACGGCTCGGTGCTCGCGGAGATCTTCCGGGCCGGCATCAACGCCGTCCCGTACGGGCAGACCGAGGGCGCCTACGCGGTCGGCATGCGCAAGAACCAGGTGCTGCGGCTGATCCTGCTGCCGCAGGCGGTGCGGTCGATGCTCCCGGCGATCGTCAGTCAGCTCGTCGTGCTGCTCAAGGACACCGCGCTGGGCTTCATCATCACGTACCCCGAACTGCTCTTCGTGGGTAAGCAGATCGGCGGCCGGTTACCGTTCGGGCTGCCGTACGTGCCGACGTATCTGATCGTGGCGGCGATCTACATCGCCATCTGCGGTGCGCTGTCGGTCCTGGCCTGGTGGTTGCAGAAGCGGATGGGCCGGAGCCGGCGTACCGCGGCGAAGGTGCTGCCCTCGCAGGACGTGGGCGATGCCGCCGGCCGGATGGTGTGA
- a CDS encoding glutamate ABC transporter substrate-binding protein: MRMKRVAAVAMMASLALSAAACGKEGEPTPSAGGSASGAAQSDTCKSSGATFTPKTDAAITGSPTFEKIKTAGKVSVGVKFDQPNLGYKDAQGKRCGFDIEIAQYVASTLGIDPAKIEYKEIASANRETAIKGGEVDYYVGTYSITDKRKNDISFAGPYFVAGQDLLVRKDESSITGKDTLKGKKVCSATGSTPIQKVRDEGLTEPNNIVEFKTYSECVSQLLDKKVDAVTTDDAILKGYAAQSPGELKVVGQPFSTEKYGIGLPKDDKALRDYVNNQIEASFGNGTWQKIYDGTLGLSGSAGTPPTLERY, encoded by the coding sequence ATGCGTATGAAGCGCGTGGCGGCGGTCGCCATGATGGCCTCCCTCGCCCTGTCGGCCGCCGCGTGTGGCAAGGAGGGTGAGCCGACCCCGAGCGCGGGCGGCAGCGCCTCCGGTGCCGCCCAGTCGGACACCTGCAAGAGCTCCGGCGCGACCTTCACCCCGAAGACCGACGCGGCCATCACCGGCAGCCCGACCTTCGAGAAGATCAAGACCGCCGGCAAGGTCTCCGTCGGGGTCAAGTTCGACCAGCCGAACCTCGGCTACAAGGACGCCCAGGGCAAGCGGTGCGGCTTCGACATCGAGATCGCCCAGTACGTGGCGAGCACGCTGGGCATCGACCCGGCGAAGATCGAGTACAAGGAGATCGCGTCGGCCAACCGGGAGACCGCGATCAAGGGTGGTGAGGTCGACTACTACGTCGGCACCTACTCGATCACCGACAAGCGCAAGAACGACATCTCCTTCGCCGGCCCGTACTTCGTTGCCGGCCAGGACCTGCTGGTCCGCAAGGACGAGTCGTCGATCACCGGCAAGGACACCCTCAAGGGCAAGAAGGTCTGCTCGGCCACCGGCTCGACCCCGATCCAGAAGGTCCGCGACGAGGGTCTGACCGAACCGAACAACATCGTCGAGTTCAAGACCTACTCGGAGTGCGTCTCGCAGCTGCTCGACAAGAAGGTCGACGCCGTCACCACCGACGACGCCATCCTCAAGGGCTACGCGGCGCAGAGCCCGGGCGAGCTGAAGGTCGTCGGCCAGCCGTTCAGCACCGAGAAGTACGGCATCGGCCTGCCGAAGGACGACAAGGCGCTGCGCGACTACGTCAACAACCAGATCGAGGCGTCGTTCGGCAACGGCACCTGGCAGAAGATCTACGACGGCACGCTCGGCCTGTCCGGCTCGGCCGGCACCCCGCCCACCCTCGAGCGGTACTGA
- the selD gene encoding selenide, water dikinase SelD, translating to MTEPVRLTRYARGGGCACKIPPGELEIMVAGLGPATGTAELLVGLDHGDDAAVVRLDERTGLVSTADFFTPVVDDAYDWGRIAAANALSDVYAMGGTPLVALNLLCWPRDVLPMELAGEVLRGGQDVAREAGCHLAGGHSVDDDGPKYGLAVTGTVRPEELITLDAGRAGLPLSLTKPLGVGVLNTRHKNTGESFPQAVASMSALNRDAARAAVAAGIRCGTDVTGFGLLGHASKLARASQLTVAIDTARVPYLEGAREALRDGYVSGGSQRNLAWVTPWTDFGSAGADDRLLLADAQTSGGLLVAGEVPGAPVVGELLPRGEHLVVLR from the coding sequence ATGACCGAACCGGTACGGCTGACTCGTTACGCCCGCGGCGGTGGCTGCGCCTGCAAGATCCCTCCGGGGGAGTTGGAGATCATGGTGGCCGGTCTCGGCCCGGCGACCGGCACCGCCGAGTTGCTGGTCGGGCTGGATCACGGCGACGACGCGGCGGTGGTACGCCTCGACGAGCGGACCGGTCTGGTCAGCACCGCCGACTTCTTCACTCCGGTGGTCGACGACGCGTACGACTGGGGTCGGATCGCCGCGGCGAACGCGCTCTCCGACGTGTACGCGATGGGCGGCACCCCGTTGGTGGCGCTCAACCTGCTCTGCTGGCCACGGGACGTGCTGCCGATGGAGTTGGCGGGCGAGGTGCTGCGCGGGGGGCAGGACGTGGCGCGGGAGGCCGGCTGTCACCTGGCGGGTGGGCACAGCGTGGACGACGACGGCCCGAAGTACGGGCTGGCGGTCACCGGCACGGTCCGGCCCGAAGAGCTGATCACCCTGGACGCCGGGCGGGCCGGCCTGCCGTTGTCGCTGACGAAGCCGCTCGGGGTGGGTGTGTTGAACACCCGGCACAAGAACACCGGTGAGAGCTTCCCGCAGGCGGTGGCGTCGATGAGTGCGCTCAACCGGGACGCCGCCCGCGCGGCGGTCGCTGCCGGCATCCGGTGCGGCACCGACGTGACCGGGTTCGGTCTGCTCGGGCACGCCTCGAAGCTGGCGCGGGCCAGTCAGCTCACGGTGGCCATCGACACGGCCCGGGTGCCGTACCTGGAGGGCGCCCGGGAGGCGTTGCGCGACGGCTACGTCAGCGGTGGCAGCCAGCGCAACCTGGCGTGGGTGACGCCGTGGACCGACTTCGGCTCCGCCGGGGCGGACGACCGGCTGCTGCTGGCCGACGCGCAGACCTCCGGCGGCCTGCTGGTGGCCGGGGAGGTGCCGGGCGCCCCGGTGGTGGGCGAGTTGCTGCCGCGCGGGGAGCACCTGGTCGTCCTGCGCTGA
- a CDS encoding amino acid ABC transporter permease yields the protein MGEFFRVLTDNGQLFVDGFTNTVKLFLIAAVGSLVLGTLLGAMRVSPVPALRAFGATYVNLVRNTPLTLVFAFLVFAVPKLDVNIDYFASATIALTVYTSAFVCEVIRSGVNTVAAGQAEAARALGMTFGQVLTLIVLPQALRAMVPPMVSVFIAMLKNTTIAAGFSVLEAGAIPAYMAERGEPQFAVLLWITIGFLILILPLVALQRFLERKWRVAR from the coding sequence ATGGGCGAGTTCTTCCGCGTACTGACGGACAACGGGCAACTGTTCGTTGACGGGTTCACCAACACCGTCAAACTTTTCCTGATCGCCGCGGTCGGCAGCCTCGTCCTCGGCACGCTGCTCGGCGCGATGCGGGTCTCCCCCGTGCCGGCGCTGCGCGCGTTCGGCGCCACGTACGTCAACCTGGTGCGCAACACCCCTCTGACGCTGGTCTTCGCGTTCCTCGTGTTCGCGGTGCCGAAGCTGGACGTCAACATCGACTACTTCGCCAGCGCCACCATCGCGCTGACCGTCTACACCTCCGCCTTCGTGTGCGAGGTGATCCGCTCCGGTGTGAACACGGTCGCCGCCGGTCAGGCCGAGGCAGCCCGCGCGCTCGGCATGACCTTCGGTCAGGTGCTCACGCTCATCGTGCTGCCGCAGGCGTTGCGGGCGATGGTCCCGCCGATGGTGAGCGTGTTCATCGCGATGCTGAAGAACACCACCATCGCCGCCGGTTTCTCGGTGCTGGAAGCCGGCGCGATCCCCGCGTACATGGCTGAGCGAGGCGAGCCGCAGTTCGCCGTCCTGCTCTGGATCACCATCGGCTTCCTGATCCTGATTCTGCCGCTGGTGGCGTTGCAGCGGTTCCTGGAGCGCAAGTGGAGGGTGGCCCGATGA